In one window of Mytilus galloprovincialis chromosome 6, xbMytGall1.hap1.1, whole genome shotgun sequence DNA:
- the LOC143079366 gene encoding uncharacterized protein LOC143079366, protein MKKISFKGMRLSSQGVERQSGENSETPISTLVAASIESDNVAPSGTLIDEPSIRKKEKFGLFKSFKRKLTLNFRRKTDETDHTHTESHYTAPNICDSNSKKKKGRCRKTICDASLKSNSSSHSCDSLDLTTSSNNLHKFSDYHVNTDSNSLLTKDKVSYRNKDISRFQQSDHIKPEKHSKEKLITYQEVQRSGQGNSVYASSNGHCLNLTSFVSVEKRLNNSQELLCHPEILDDEGGPKIWSLTQELFRLSKFGWYWGPITRVEAEDKLLNQPDGAFLVRDSSDERYLLSLSFRSYGRTWHTRIEHCNGMFSFYAQPDTEGYPSIVDLIEHSMNDSQTGIFCYSRSRSPGAPSFPVRLTKPVSRFTQVRSLQYLCRFVIRQYTRYDHIQELPLPKKIKGWIEENQY, encoded by the coding sequence ATGAAGAAGATATCCTTTAAAGGAATGAGACTGTCAAGTCAAGGAGTCGAAAGACAATCAGGTGAAAACAGTGAAACTCCCATCAGTACACTAGTTGCAGCATCAATTGAAAGTGACAATGTGGCACCATCTGGAACGTTGATTGATGAGCCTTCAATTCGTAAAAAGGAAAAATTTGGacttttcaaaagttttaaaagaaaattgacGTTAAATTTTAGACGAAAAACAGATGAAACTGACCACACTCACACCGAATCTCATTACACTGCTCCTAACATTTGTGATTCAAACTCAAAGAAAAAGAAAGGACGATGTCGTAAAACCATCTGTGATGCTTCATTAAAGTCTAATTCCTCATCTCATAGTTGTGATAGCTTAGATCTGACCacatcttcaaacaatttacACAAGTTTAGTGATTATCATGTGAATACAGATTCTAATTCATTATTGACAAAAGATAAAGTTAGTTATCGTAATAAAGACATCTCTAGATTTCAGCAAAGTGATCATATAAAACCTGAAAAACACTCAAAAGAAAAACTGATTACATATCAAGAGGTACAACGAAGTGGGCAAGGAAATTCTGTGTATGCCTCGTCAAACGGACACTGTCTCAACTTGACCAGTTTTGTCTCAGTTGAAAAAAGACTAAATAATTCTCAGGAGCTGCTGTGCCATCCAGAAATTCTTGATGATGAAGGTGGTCCTAAAATCTGGAGTTTAACGCAAGAATTGTTCAGACTTTCAAAATTTGGATGGTACTGGGGTCCTATTACTAGAGTGGAAGCAGAAGATAAACTGTTAAATCAGCCTGATGGTGCTTTTCTTGTTAGAGATAGCTCTGATGAGCGCTATTTGTTAAGTTTAAGTTTCAGATCATATGGTAGAACTTGGCATACAAGAATTGAACATTGTAATGGAATGTTTAGTTTCTATGCACAACCAGACACTGAGGGTTATCCCTCTATTGTTGATTTAATTGAACATTCAATGAATGATTCTCAGACTGGAATATTTTGTTATTCTCGTTCAAGATCCCCTGGTGCTCCGTCATTCCCGGTTAGACTGACAAAACCTGTGTCAAGGTTTACACAAGTCAGATCATTGCAATATTTGTGTCGTTTTGTCATTCGTCAATATACTCGTTATGACCATATTCAAGAACTACCACTGCCGAAAAAGATAAAGGGATGGATTGAGGAAAATCAATATTga